One stretch of Cellulomonas wangsupingiae DNA includes these proteins:
- the ureG gene encoding urease accessory protein UreG, with product MNENVLRIGIGGPVGSGKTALTEALVPRLIAVGRRPAVITNDIYTQEDAHHVRRELAGVLDPERVVGVETGACPHTAVRDDPTMNLAAGAEMLERFPDVDTLLYESGGDNLTLTFSPALADVFVFVLDTSEGEKMPRKRGPGITDSDILVINKIDIAQYVRTDLGVMESDAYRVRDGKPVVLTNSLTGEGVDVLQDQILAMWDERSRALVP from the coding sequence ATGAACGAGAACGTGCTGAGGATCGGCATCGGTGGCCCGGTGGGCTCCGGCAAGACCGCCCTGACGGAGGCGCTGGTACCGCGGCTGATCGCCGTCGGGCGGCGTCCTGCCGTGATCACCAACGACATCTACACCCAGGAGGACGCCCACCACGTGCGCCGGGAGCTCGCCGGCGTGCTCGACCCCGAGCGGGTGGTCGGCGTCGAGACGGGTGCGTGCCCGCACACGGCTGTCCGCGACGACCCGACGATGAACCTGGCCGCGGGGGCGGAGATGCTCGAGCGGTTCCCCGACGTGGACACGCTGCTGTACGAGTCGGGGGGCGACAACCTCACGCTCACGTTCTCCCCGGCGCTCGCCGACGTCTTCGTCTTCGTGCTGGACACGTCGGAGGGCGAGAAGATGCCGCGCAAGCGGGGTCCGGGCATCACGGACTCCGACATCCTCGTCATCAACAAGATCGACATCGCGCAGTACGTGCGCACGGACCTGGGTGTGATGGAGTCCGACGCGTACCGGGTCCGCGACGGCAAGCCGGTGGTGCTGACCAACTCGCTCACGGGCGAGGGCGTCGACGTGCTGCAGGACCAGATCCTGGCGATGTGGGACGAGCGCAGCCGCGCGCTGGTGCCGTGA
- a CDS encoding urease accessory protein UreD, which translates to MSADLAAQPAARAVPPRRRAGRRAPGPSADPGPVPAYGGHHLQPAYYEPERVPREVARFSGVPEMLPTGSPGKVGVLDLEFARTASGTELVGHYQKSPLQIMRPLYYDPLRPDMPYVYLMSTGAGVLQGDRLRTDLRFGPGTSAYVTTTAYTRVLRMEHDYAVAQVFVDVGDEAYVEHLPEPVMMFRDARLYQSTRLTVAESGTLLAGETLLAGRLARGERHRYAALASDVEIRRPDGTVLAVDRVRLTPQDGGTGGLAVLADHDVLGMLYVVTPLATARELTDLLHAELADAPDVLLGVSALPGDVGAWVRIVGDATAPVTHATARAWRALRLHLTGSPAPLVRKT; encoded by the coding sequence GTGAGCGCAGACCTCGCCGCCCAGCCGGCCGCTCGCGCCGTCCCGCCCCGTCGACGGGCGGGACGACGCGCGCCCGGGCCGAGCGCCGACCCGGGGCCCGTCCCCGCGTACGGCGGGCACCACCTGCAGCCGGCGTACTACGAGCCCGAGCGCGTGCCCCGGGAGGTGGCCCGCTTCAGCGGGGTGCCCGAGATGCTGCCCACGGGCAGCCCCGGCAAGGTGGGCGTCCTCGACCTGGAGTTCGCCCGCACCGCGTCGGGCACGGAGCTGGTGGGTCACTACCAGAAGTCCCCGCTGCAGATCATGCGCCCGCTGTACTACGACCCGCTGCGCCCGGACATGCCGTACGTCTACCTCATGTCCACGGGGGCGGGCGTGCTGCAGGGAGATCGGCTGCGCACCGACCTGCGGTTCGGGCCAGGGACGAGCGCGTACGTCACGACCACCGCGTACACGCGGGTGCTGCGCATGGAGCACGACTACGCGGTGGCGCAGGTGTTCGTCGACGTCGGCGACGAGGCGTACGTGGAGCACCTGCCGGAGCCGGTGATGATGTTCCGCGACGCGCGGCTGTACCAGAGCACCCGGCTGACGGTCGCGGAGTCGGGCACGCTCCTGGCCGGTGAGACGCTGCTCGCCGGGCGGCTGGCCCGCGGGGAGCGGCACCGGTACGCGGCTCTGGCCTCGGACGTCGAGATCCGGCGCCCGGACGGGACCGTGCTGGCGGTCGACCGGGTGCGCCTGACGCCGCAGGACGGCGGGACCGGGGGCCTGGCGGTCCTCGCGGACCACGACGTGCTGGGGATGCTCTACGTGGTCACGCCGCTGGCGACGGCCCGTGAGCTGACCGACCTGCTGCACGCCGAGCTCGCCGACGCGCCGGACGTCCTGCTGGGCGTCAGCGCCCTGCCGGGCGACGTCGGCGCCTGGGTCCGCATCGTCGGCGACGCGACGGCGCCCGTCACGCACGCGACGGCGCGCGCGTGGCGGGCGCTTCGGCTGCACCTGACGGGCTCCCCGGCACCGCTGGTGCGCAAGACCTGA
- a CDS encoding urea transporter — protein sequence MAASTSPTPSSRLGSAVDPRSWADGLSQIFFQRNVWTGLLILAAFVVADWRMAVLVLIGAIAGTVTGALIGADDVPLGMQGFCGALLGAAVYTALGAQGWSYPIALVGGIACAFVTWFFVHLFASRPLARFALPATTAPFCIVAGVMHATTARLQERSPAIHVTDDTAVTYLRSLLTNVSEVVLVSSVWAGALILLGLFIASWKVGLAAVMGSAVGSLCAFALGWSESDIGEGLAGYSGVLTAIALSVVFLRSSAASWVYAAVGTVVTAVVTLGLNDAFDAPHYTWPYILTTWVFLVIAVAVPALRRP from the coding sequence ATGGCAGCGTCCACGTCACCGACCCCGTCCTCGCGCCTGGGTTCCGCGGTGGACCCCCGCTCGTGGGCGGACGGGCTGTCGCAGATCTTCTTCCAGCGCAACGTGTGGACCGGCCTGCTCATCCTCGCCGCGTTCGTCGTGGCCGACTGGCGCATGGCGGTGCTCGTGCTCATCGGCGCGATCGCCGGCACGGTGACGGGCGCGCTGATCGGCGCCGACGACGTGCCGCTGGGCATGCAGGGCTTCTGCGGGGCGCTGCTCGGTGCCGCCGTGTACACGGCGCTCGGCGCCCAGGGCTGGTCGTACCCCATCGCGCTCGTCGGCGGGATCGCGTGCGCCTTCGTGACGTGGTTCTTCGTGCACCTGTTCGCCAGCCGACCCCTCGCGAGGTTCGCGCTGCCCGCCACGACGGCGCCCTTCTGCATCGTCGCCGGCGTCATGCACGCCACCACGGCGCGCCTGCAGGAGCGCTCGCCCGCCATCCACGTCACCGACGACACCGCGGTCACCTACCTGCGCTCGCTGCTGACGAACGTCTCCGAGGTCGTCCTGGTCAGCAGCGTGTGGGCCGGCGCCCTCATCCTGCTGGGCCTGTTCATCGCGTCGTGGAAGGTGGGCCTCGCCGCCGTCATGGGCAGCGCCGTCGGGAGCCTGTGCGCGTTCGCCCTCGGCTGGTCCGAGTCCGACATCGGCGAGGGCCTGGCCGGGTACTCCGGCGTCCTGACGGCGATCGCCCTGTCGGTCGTCTTCCTGCGCAGCAGCGCCGCCTCCTGGGTCTACGCCGCCGTCGGCACGGTCGTGACCGCCGTGGTCACCCTCGGCCTCAACGACGCGTTCGACGCCCCGCACTACACGTGGCCCTACATCCTCACGACGTGGGTCTTCCTGGTCATCGCGGTGGCCGTCCCCGCCCTGCGGCGACCATGA
- a CDS encoding YhgE/Pip domain-containing protein — protein MISLRLAATELRRLAAGTLPKLALAAFVIIPSLYSGLYLFANEDPYGRLDEVPAALVVTDEGATTTDEGDGSTRRVDYGQDVADRLLDGDAGFHWIRTTQADAEAGVRTGRFDAALIVGPSFSADLVSPAEYRPRQASLTLVTNDANNYLSATIADTIAGDVRDAIATEVGTEAADRFLQGFGSIHTNLADAVQGADRLVAGTAQLSTGASELVGGTDRLAQGAAETSSGASALASGAQALPPAVQELTAGARQLASGLHTLRDRTSSLPADTRRLADGAQQVAAGDAEVARLGREAATLARDVADQAVRDRGPLDGRLAELVAAGRLTEEEAAELAGLATDVTDEVTAAADRLDQASQELDRLAAGSAEVAAGAQELADAAPALTQGIAAAATGADELAAGAGRLKHAARTLVTDLGTLADGTAQVSQGADEVAAGSVTLADGTTQVASGVTELRDGLQRGLGAIPDLDQETERATARTIGDPVRVAKDQLAPAGSYGAGLAPFFMALATWIGGYVLFLLVRPMSQRALAAGAPAWQTAVGGWLPAAVLGAAQVAVMTTLVAFALDIRPVHGGWTVVLLLLASGAFVAILQALNVWWGVVGEFLGLVLMLVQLVTAGGTFPWQTIPEPLLSVHRLLPMSYTVEGLRQTLYGGDLAIAARDAGVLAAVLVAALLATTWAAHRRRTWTPQRLQPELVL, from the coding sequence GTGATCAGCCTCCGTCTGGCCGCCACGGAGCTGCGCCGGCTCGCGGCCGGGACGCTGCCGAAGCTGGCGCTCGCGGCGTTCGTGATCATCCCCTCCCTGTACTCCGGGCTGTACCTGTTCGCGAACGAGGACCCCTACGGCCGGCTCGACGAGGTCCCGGCGGCGCTCGTCGTCACGGACGAGGGCGCGACCACGACCGACGAGGGGGACGGCAGCACCCGACGGGTCGACTACGGCCAGGACGTGGCGGACCGTCTGCTCGACGGCGACGCCGGGTTCCACTGGATCCGGACCACCCAGGCCGACGCCGAGGCGGGGGTGCGCACGGGCCGCTTCGACGCGGCCCTGATCGTCGGTCCGTCGTTCTCCGCCGACCTGGTGTCGCCCGCCGAGTACCGGCCGCGGCAGGCGAGCCTCACGCTCGTCACCAACGACGCCAACAACTACCTGTCCGCCACGATCGCGGACACCATCGCCGGCGACGTGCGCGACGCCATCGCCACCGAGGTCGGCACCGAGGCCGCGGACAGGTTCCTGCAGGGGTTCGGGTCCATCCACACGAACCTCGCCGACGCCGTCCAGGGGGCCGACCGGCTCGTGGCCGGGACGGCCCAGCTGTCGACCGGCGCCTCGGAGCTCGTCGGTGGCACGGACCGACTCGCGCAGGGGGCCGCCGAGACGTCCTCCGGCGCATCCGCGCTGGCCTCCGGTGCGCAGGCGCTGCCCCCGGCGGTCCAGGAGCTCACGGCCGGTGCCCGGCAGCTCGCGAGCGGGCTGCACACCCTGCGCGACCGCACGAGCTCGCTGCCGGCCGACACCCGTCGCCTGGCCGACGGTGCGCAGCAGGTGGCCGCCGGGGACGCCGAGGTGGCGCGGCTGGGACGCGAGGCGGCCACCCTGGCGCGGGACGTCGCGGACCAGGCGGTGCGTGACCGCGGCCCGCTCGACGGCCGGCTCGCCGAGCTGGTCGCCGCCGGGCGGCTGACCGAGGAGGAGGCGGCGGAGCTCGCCGGCCTCGCCACGGACGTCACCGACGAGGTCACCGCGGCCGCGGACAGGCTCGACCAGGCGTCGCAGGAGCTCGACCGCCTGGCGGCGGGATCCGCCGAGGTGGCCGCGGGGGCGCAGGAGCTCGCCGACGCGGCGCCCGCGCTCACCCAGGGCATCGCGGCCGCGGCGACGGGTGCCGACGAGCTCGCCGCAGGCGCCGGGCGGCTGAAGCACGCGGCCCGGACGCTCGTGACCGACCTCGGCACCCTGGCCGACGGCACCGCACAGGTGTCGCAGGGCGCCGACGAGGTGGCCGCCGGCAGCGTCACGCTCGCCGACGGCACCACGCAGGTCGCCTCGGGCGTCACCGAGCTGCGCGACGGGCTGCAGCGCGGCCTGGGCGCGATCCCCGACCTCGACCAGGAGACGGAGCGGGCCACGGCCCGGACCATCGGCGACCCCGTGCGGGTGGCGAAGGACCAGCTGGCCCCGGCCGGCAGCTACGGGGCCGGCCTGGCACCGTTCTTCATGGCCCTGGCGACCTGGATCGGTGGCTACGTCCTGTTCCTGCTCGTGCGGCCGATGTCCCAGCGGGCCCTGGCCGCGGGCGCCCCGGCCTGGCAGACGGCGGTCGGCGGCTGGCTGCCGGCCGCCGTTCTGGGGGCCGCGCAGGTCGCGGTGATGACCACGCTCGTGGCGTTCGCGCTGGACATCCGTCCCGTGCACGGCGGCTGGACCGTCGTGCTGCTGCTGCTCGCGTCGGGCGCGTTCGTCGCGATCCTCCAGGCGCTGAACGTGTGGTGGGGCGTGGTCGGGGAGTTCCTGGGCCTGGTCCTCATGCTGGTGCAGCTCGTCACGGCGGGCGGGACCTTCCCCTGGCAGACCATCCCCGAGCCGCTGCTGTCGGTGCACCGGCTGCTGCCGATGTCCTACACGGTCGAAGGGCTGCGCCAGACGCTCTACGGCGGCGACCTCGCGATCGCCGCGCGGGACGCGGGCGTCCTGGCCGCGGTCCTCGTGGCGGCGCTCCTCGCGACGACCTGGGCGGCCCACCGCCGCCGCACGTGGACGCCGCAACGGCTGCAGCCCGAGCTCGTGCTGTGA
- a CDS encoding FUSC family protein produces the protein MDTVWLLLGIVVLGATLLDVFLTALNYDESGFLAGPVMRWQWRSLRRVTRRLPRRWRPVALRQVTGMQVVVGIVLWVCGTILGYGLVYYGLMTSRSFSVSGTGAELDLFSSLYFSAAQLSTVGGSTLTAETDVLRFLSIAETLTGVLLLSLVLTFLLGVYGVIGDLNSLCTQFVTAERGAGTPVASLAPYFRDGEPNGLDGHLDAVGDAFASYTSGMRLHQAAYYFQSGRDRFALPYALRMVSGTVAALRWGLPTGHPGAAVPRLVPLTFEYLELGDYLQRRVRWTSSDVPAAVPAGTFARLARGDAGHDTADPWAARFLQLDRDMAALAGVEPLADPDDTYRRYCAWLPFAYRAQQIALAVGRDLDYQPIIVSDRPVSLLRPESDVALRQVDEYLTGPALPLPHPAAGGRFSRWRAFVDDHLAQVDPGFARLRSAGRALLGAVAAGATGYLLVRALGQDDVRPAIFGAFVAMLSTGIAADRTVRARKVTSVLLLVPVAVVVLLGALASGSPVRTGVLVVLVAVVGTWLGRFGPRWAALGHVTFLVYYFALIMQLRLSEVALYVATAVLGVAWGFLLRYVVLKEHPARVLRAGVAGFGRQLVTSMDTLVDAVSWARWDPDVSRRVEVDQRRLQRGGAYLGGQLTGEPDATGVDPVRGAELRLRLFDTTLAAAHLAGAARDVTGTTLSLELRGRLAGRLQLLQAHLARLAAGPAAATGRPAREASLAVEPWDTTPPPAHWPRAARALQRATDELYRAARALADAELAALDPAAPSRPPVPGDDEDRALDEIAWTATTAQPATAHRLSPTSRRAVQAGVAVAAALGIGEVVSSSHQYWATLAAYQVLGGTDGETFVKGAQRVGGTVAGAAIGFAVAIGTGHEPWVLVPLLAVAVFASTYFRQVSPAVSTLWTTMIFAVVYEFLGRLTPVALELRVAETLLGAAAALLVAWLVLPTRTRVVLDDDASVLVRDIATVVTTAVGRLDGSSHVSSRALQDRLLAIEREARTVSATAAPLRRAAGASGADGVEGRLTALWSLTYDTRHLVRAVEAALEAGPTGTEDWSAVRATLGENLTALLDALAGRLPGAVESDLPLLVVAHDVPVGPVDDVVRHLVRINDTVVVLVGDASPGAVGEREPAAPIGA, from the coding sequence GTGGACACGGTGTGGCTGCTGCTCGGGATCGTGGTGCTGGGGGCGACCCTGCTCGACGTCTTCCTCACGGCGCTCAACTACGACGAGTCGGGATTCCTCGCCGGGCCGGTGATGCGGTGGCAGTGGCGCTCGCTGCGGCGCGTGACGCGCCGGCTGCCGCGGCGCTGGCGGCCCGTGGCGCTGCGCCAGGTCACCGGGATGCAGGTGGTCGTCGGCATCGTGCTGTGGGTGTGCGGGACGATCCTCGGCTACGGGCTCGTCTACTACGGCCTCATGACGAGCAGGTCGTTCTCCGTCTCCGGCACGGGCGCCGAGCTCGACCTGTTCAGCAGCCTGTACTTCAGTGCCGCGCAGCTCTCCACGGTGGGCGGGTCGACCCTGACGGCCGAGACCGACGTCCTGCGCTTCCTGTCCATCGCGGAGACGCTCACGGGGGTCCTGCTCCTGTCGCTGGTGCTGACCTTCCTCCTGGGCGTGTACGGCGTCATCGGTGACCTCAACTCGCTGTGCACCCAGTTCGTGACGGCCGAGCGCGGAGCGGGGACGCCGGTGGCCAGCCTCGCACCGTACTTCCGTGACGGTGAGCCGAACGGGCTGGACGGCCACCTCGACGCCGTGGGGGACGCCTTCGCCTCGTACACCTCGGGGATGCGTCTGCACCAGGCCGCCTACTACTTCCAGAGCGGTCGCGACCGGTTCGCCCTGCCGTACGCGCTGCGCATGGTCTCCGGCACGGTCGCCGCCCTGCGGTGGGGTCTGCCGACGGGACACCCCGGGGCGGCCGTGCCCCGCCTGGTGCCGCTGACCTTCGAGTACCTCGAGCTCGGCGACTACCTGCAGCGTCGCGTGCGCTGGACCAGCTCGGACGTCCCCGCCGCGGTGCCGGCCGGGACCTTCGCCCGGCTCGCCCGGGGGGACGCCGGTCACGACACCGCCGACCCCTGGGCCGCGCGCTTCCTCCAGCTCGACAGGGACATGGCGGCGCTCGCGGGCGTCGAGCCGCTGGCCGACCCGGACGACACCTACCGGCGCTACTGCGCGTGGCTGCCGTTCGCGTACCGCGCGCAGCAGATCGCCCTCGCCGTGGGACGCGACCTCGACTACCAGCCGATCATCGTCAGCGACCGGCCCGTCTCGCTCCTGCGGCCCGAGAGCGACGTGGCACTGCGCCAGGTCGACGAGTACCTGACGGGCCCGGCGCTCCCGCTCCCGCACCCCGCGGCCGGTGGCCGCTTCTCGCGCTGGCGGGCGTTCGTCGACGACCACCTGGCGCAGGTCGACCCCGGGTTCGCCCGGCTGAGGTCGGCGGGACGCGCACTGCTGGGGGCCGTCGCCGCGGGTGCCACCGGGTACCTCCTGGTCCGCGCGCTCGGGCAGGACGACGTGCGACCGGCCATCTTCGGTGCCTTCGTCGCGATGCTCAGCACCGGGATCGCCGCCGACCGGACCGTGCGCGCGCGCAAGGTGACGAGCGTGCTGCTCCTCGTGCCGGTCGCGGTGGTGGTGCTCCTCGGCGCGCTGGCGTCCGGGTCCCCGGTGCGGACCGGGGTGCTGGTGGTCCTCGTCGCGGTCGTGGGGACCTGGCTGGGACGGTTCGGACCGCGGTGGGCAGCACTGGGCCACGTCACGTTCCTGGTCTACTACTTCGCCCTCATCATGCAGCTGCGGCTGTCCGAGGTGGCCCTGTACGTCGCGACCGCGGTCCTGGGCGTCGCGTGGGGCTTCCTCCTGCGCTACGTGGTGCTGAAGGAGCACCCCGCGCGTGTCCTGCGCGCGGGCGTCGCCGGGTTCGGGCGGCAGCTCGTCACGTCGATGGACACCCTCGTCGACGCCGTCTCGTGGGCGCGCTGGGACCCGGACGTCAGCAGGCGCGTCGAGGTCGACCAGCGCCGGCTGCAGCGCGGCGGCGCCTACCTGGGCGGTCAGCTGACCGGCGAGCCCGACGCGACAGGCGTCGACCCCGTCCGCGGTGCGGAGCTGCGCCTGCGGCTGTTCGACACCACGCTCGCCGCCGCCCACCTGGCGGGAGCCGCGCGCGACGTGACCGGGACCACGCTGTCCCTCGAGCTGCGCGGCCGGCTGGCGGGTCGGCTCCAGCTCCTGCAGGCGCACCTCGCGCGGCTCGCAGCCGGCCCGGCGGCCGCCACGGGCCGGCCCGCCCGCGAGGCGTCGCTCGCCGTCGAGCCGTGGGACACGACCCCGCCGCCCGCGCACTGGCCGCGCGCGGCACGTGCGCTGCAGCGCGCGACGGACGAGCTGTACCGCGCCGCCCGCGCGCTGGCCGACGCGGAGCTCGCCGCGCTCGACCCCGCGGCGCCGTCGAGACCGCCCGTCCCGGGTGATGACGAGGACCGCGCGCTGGACGAGATCGCGTGGACCGCCACGACGGCGCAGCCGGCGACGGCCCACCGGCTGTCGCCGACGAGCCGGCGGGCGGTCCAGGCCGGCGTCGCCGTGGCCGCGGCACTCGGGATCGGGGAGGTGGTGTCGTCGAGCCACCAGTACTGGGCCACGCTGGCGGCGTACCAGGTGCTCGGCGGGACCGACGGCGAGACGTTCGTCAAGGGGGCCCAACGGGTCGGCGGGACGGTCGCGGGCGCCGCGATCGGGTTCGCGGTCGCGATCGGCACCGGCCACGAGCCCTGGGTCCTCGTGCCCCTGCTCGCGGTCGCGGTCTTCGCCTCGACGTACTTCCGTCAGGTCTCACCGGCCGTGTCGACCCTGTGGACCACGATGATCTTCGCGGTCGTCTACGAGTTCCTCGGGCGCCTGACCCCGGTCGCGCTGGAGCTGCGTGTCGCCGAGACGCTGCTGGGGGCGGCCGCCGCCCTGCTGGTCGCGTGGCTGGTCCTGCCCACCCGCACACGCGTGGTGCTCGACGACGACGCGTCCGTGCTGGTCCGGGACATCGCCACGGTCGTCACCACGGCGGTGGGCCGCCTGGACGGCAGCTCGCACGTCTCGTCGCGCGCGCTGCAGGACCGGCTGCTCGCCATCGAGCGGGAGGCCCGCACGGTCAGCGCGACCGCGGCCCCCCTGCGCCGGGCGGCGGGCGCGTCGGGAGCGGACGGCGTCGAGGGTCGGCTGACCGCGCTGTGGTCCCTGACGTACGACACGCGCCACCTCGTGCGGGCGGTCGAGGCGGCGCTCGAGGCCGGGCCCACCGGCACGGAGGACTGGTCGGCGGTGCGCGCCACGCTCGGCGAGAACCTCACGGCGCTCCTCGACGCGCTGGCCGGCCGGCTGCCCGGCGCGGTCGAGTCCGACCTCCCGCTCCTCGTCGTCGCGCACGACGTACCGGTGGGCCCGGTGGACGACGTCGTGCGTCATCTGGTCCGGATCAACGACACGGTCGTGGTGCTGGTCGGCGACGCGTCGCCCGGTGCCGTGGGGGAGAGGGAGCCCGCCGCACCGATCGGCGCCTGA
- a CDS encoding DUF1269 domain-containing protein, translated as MATLSVWKFETPEGAQQAEQAVLDLQKQHLIEVQDAATVSWQADKKKPKTRQAHNLAAVGALGGTFWGLLFGLLFFIPLVGVIVGAAAGAIGGALTDVGIDDDFIRSVREKVTPGTSALFLLASSDVPDRVVAGLKEKGIRAELIQTNLSEADEAKLREAFEEDV; from the coding sequence GTGGCCACTCTCAGCGTGTGGAAGTTCGAGACCCCGGAGGGCGCGCAGCAGGCGGAGCAAGCCGTCCTGGACCTGCAGAAGCAGCACCTCATCGAAGTGCAGGACGCGGCGACGGTGTCCTGGCAGGCCGACAAGAAGAAGCCGAAGACCCGCCAGGCCCACAACCTCGCCGCGGTCGGCGCGCTCGGCGGGACCTTCTGGGGGCTGCTGTTCGGGCTGCTGTTCTTCATCCCGCTGGTCGGCGTGATCGTCGGCGCGGCCGCCGGTGCCATCGGCGGGGCCCTGACCGACGTGGGCATCGACGACGACTTCATCCGCTCGGTGCGCGAGAAGGTCACGCCGGGCACGTCCGCGCTCTTCCTCCTCGCGTCCAGCGACGTGCCGGACCGCGTCGTCGCCGGCCTCAAGGAGAAGGGCATCCGCGCCGAGCTCATCCAGACGAACCTGTCGGAGGCGGACGAGGCCAAGCTGCGGGAGGCGTTCGAGGAGGACGTCTGA